One stretch of Halapricum desulfuricans DNA includes these proteins:
- the lysW gene encoding lysine biosynthesis protein LysW has protein sequence MTTCVECGAELTLHESLEVGEIVDCSTCGAELEVVGVDPVELDTAPELEEDWGE, from the coding sequence ATGACAACCTGCGTCGAGTGTGGGGCCGAGCTGACCCTACACGAGAGTCTGGAAGTCGGAGAGATCGTCGATTGCTCGACCTGCGGCGCGGAACTCGAGGTCGTCGGGGTCGATCCCGTCGAACTCGATACCGCGCCCGAGCTAGAAGAGGACTGGGGGGAATGA
- the argH gene encoding argininosuccinate lyase, which translates to MSDEGPDSDDTHAGAGETVRRDRFSGGPARGFLSSLEADERIFEADLAVDRAHVVMLAEQEIIEAEIAGEILAALDEIEAEGHDALPEGEDVHEAIESAVIERVGEDGGKMHTARSRNDEVAACVRYRLREDLLETIATVVEARREFAEMAADHRGVVMPGYTHLQPAQPTTVGHWIASYEQALARDTGRLLDAYDRLNRNPLGSAAFAGTPFEVDRERTAELLGFEGVAENSMDASATRDFLVEVTAALSNLATTLSGLAEDVIVMASKGHVELADEYASTSSIMPQKKNPDTLELVRGRAGDATAGLNGLLTNLKGQPRAYNRDLQRAGRHAWDAIDSVTESVEVAAGAVTTAEWPTKTLSEAAGEGFSTATGVADLLAMSGVPFRTAHEVVARAAETLQHDENAPDYATLDAVAEEVLGESLSAYVDREAVERALDPAASVQMRDSRGGPAPEALAEQLEAATDRIESDEHALCDRQDALAAATARLDSEVDRYV; encoded by the coding sequence ATGAGCGACGAGGGGCCCGACAGCGACGACACGCACGCGGGAGCGGGCGAGACCGTCCGCCGGGACCGCTTCAGCGGCGGCCCCGCCCGCGGGTTCCTCTCCTCGCTCGAGGCGGACGAGCGCATCTTCGAGGCGGACCTGGCGGTCGATCGCGCCCACGTCGTGATGCTCGCCGAGCAGGAGATCATCGAAGCCGAGATCGCCGGCGAGATACTCGCGGCACTGGACGAGATCGAGGCCGAGGGCCACGACGCGCTCCCGGAGGGCGAAGATGTCCACGAGGCGATCGAGTCAGCCGTCATCGAGCGCGTCGGCGAGGACGGCGGCAAGATGCACACCGCCCGCTCGCGCAACGACGAGGTGGCAGCCTGCGTTCGCTACCGGTTGCGCGAGGACCTGCTGGAGACGATCGCGACCGTCGTCGAGGCGCGCCGGGAGTTCGCCGAGATGGCCGCCGACCACCGCGGGGTGGTCATGCCCGGCTACACGCACCTCCAGCCGGCCCAGCCGACGACCGTCGGCCACTGGATCGCCTCCTACGAGCAGGCGCTGGCTCGCGACACGGGCCGCCTGCTCGACGCCTACGACCGACTCAACCGCAACCCCTTGGGCTCGGCCGCGTTCGCGGGGACGCCCTTTGAGGTGGACCGCGAGCGCACGGCCGAACTGCTCGGGTTCGAGGGGGTCGCGGAGAACTCGATGGACGCCTCGGCGACTCGAGATTTCCTCGTCGAGGTCACCGCGGCGCTGTCGAACCTGGCGACGACGCTGTCCGGACTCGCCGAGGACGTGATCGTCATGGCCAGCAAGGGCCACGTCGAGCTGGCCGACGAGTACGCCTCGACCTCCTCGATCATGCCCCAGAAGAAGAACCCCGACACGCTCGAGCTCGTTCGGGGTCGCGCCGGCGACGCGACGGCGGGGCTGAACGGCCTGCTCACGAACCTGAAAGGCCAGCCGCGGGCGTACAACCGCGACCTCCAGCGGGCGGGCCGTCACGCCTGGGACGCCATCGACAGCGTCACCGAGAGCGTCGAGGTCGCCGCCGGCGCGGTCACGACCGCCGAGTGGCCGACGAAGACGCTGAGCGAAGCCGCCGGCGAGGGCTTTTCGACGGCGACCGGCGTCGCGGATCTGCTCGCCATGAGCGGCGTCCCGTTCCGGACCGCACACGAGGTCGTCGCGCGCGCCGCGGAAACGCTGCAACACGACGAGAACGCGCCCGACTACGCGACGCTCGACGCCGTTGCCGAGGAGGTGCTGGGCGAGTCGCTCTCGGCGTACGTCGACCGCGAGGCCGTCGAACGCGCGCTCGACCCGGCCGCGTCCGTCCAGATGCGCGATTCCCGCGGCGGGCCAGCGCCTGAAGCCCTCGCCGAGCAGCTCGAAGCGGCGACCGACCGCATCGAGAGCGACGAACACGCGCTGTGCGACCGTCAGGACGCCCTCGCGGCGGCGACTGCACGCCTCGATTCGGAGGTCGATCGCTATGTCTGA
- a CDS encoding argininosuccinate synthase — translation MPGEHSGTVALAFSGGLDTTVGVSLLKEEYGFDEVIGVTVDVGQPDYEFEEAEETAEALGVDQYVVDAREEFADLCLRAVQANADYQGYPLGTALARPVIAKAIRDVAIEQGANALAHGCTGKGNDQLRFEAVWRDTDLEVIAPVRELGLTREWENEYAKEKGLPVEGGDGGRYSVDTNLWSRSIEGSELEDPATIPEDDIYKWTDNPSGKAAELVEIEFEDGIPVALDGDQLGSVELVERLNEQAGAHGVGRTDMMEDRMLGLKVRENYEHPAATVLLTAHEALEGLVLTQEERQFKTQIDQQWSQKAYEGLIDAPLVEALEGFIDETQERVTGTVTVKLEGGHCRAVSRESEYAVYSESAASFDEEDVSGGITQQDATGVAKYHGFQSRLAKKVTAKLEGDGET, via the coding sequence ATGCCAGGTGAACATTCAGGGACCGTCGCGCTCGCCTTCTCGGGCGGGCTCGACACCACGGTCGGTGTATCGCTACTGAAAGAGGAGTACGGCTTCGACGAGGTGATCGGCGTCACCGTCGACGTCGGTCAACCCGACTACGAGTTCGAGGAGGCCGAGGAGACCGCCGAAGCGCTGGGGGTCGACCAGTACGTCGTCGACGCCCGCGAGGAGTTCGCGGACCTGTGTCTGCGCGCCGTCCAGGCCAACGCGGACTATCAGGGCTACCCGCTGGGGACCGCGCTGGCCCGGCCGGTCATCGCCAAGGCGATCCGCGACGTCGCCATCGAGCAGGGTGCGAACGCGCTCGCACACGGCTGTACGGGCAAGGGCAACGACCAGTTGCGCTTCGAGGCGGTCTGGCGCGACACGGATCTTGAGGTCATCGCGCCCGTCCGCGAGCTCGGACTCACACGAGAGTGGGAAAACGAGTACGCCAAAGAGAAGGGCCTGCCCGTCGAGGGCGGCGACGGCGGCCGCTACTCCGTCGACACCAACCTCTGGAGCCGCTCGATCGAGGGCTCGGAACTGGAAGACCCCGCGACGATCCCCGAGGACGACATCTACAAGTGGACCGACAACCCCTCGGGGAAGGCGGCCGAACTCGTCGAGATCGAGTTTGAGGACGGCATCCCGGTCGCACTCGACGGCGACCAGCTGGGCTCGGTCGAGTTGGTCGAGCGACTCAACGAGCAGGCGGGTGCCCACGGCGTCGGCCGCACGGACATGATGGAAGACCGCATGCTCGGGCTCAAGGTCCGCGAGAACTACGAACACCCCGCGGCGACGGTCCTGCTGACCGCCCACGAGGCGCTCGAGGGCCTGGTGCTCACACAGGAGGAGCGTCAGTTCAAGACCCAGATCGACCAGCAGTGGTCCCAGAAGGCCTACGAGGGGCTCATCGACGCGCCGCTGGTTGAGGCGCTGGAGGGGTTCATCGACGAGACTCAGGAGCGGGTCACCGGCACGGTGACGGTCAAACTCGAGGGCGGGCACTGCCGTGCGGTCTCTCGGGAGAGCGAGTACGCCGTCTACTCCGAGTCGGCGGCCAGTTTCGACGAGGAGGACGTCTCGGGCGGGATCACCCAGCAGGACGCCACCGGCGTCGCCAAGTACCACGGCTTCCAGAGTCGCCTCGCGAAGAAGGTCACGGCGAAACTCGAAGGCGACGGGGAGACGTAG
- a CDS encoding VOC family protein gives MSGIVFFGTADLEGIVEFYEQRLGFERWLEQPECTILEYGNLLVGFCEREQAEADGVVTVVEETRAAVDDRYDDLTDVADEPPSENEPYRIYNFFGTDPDGRAFEVQTFLHDDHRA, from the coding sequence ATGTCCGGCATCGTCTTCTTCGGGACGGCCGATCTCGAGGGGATCGTCGAGTTCTACGAACAGCGACTGGGTTTCGAGCGGTGGCTGGAACAGCCCGAATGCACGATTCTGGAGTACGGGAACCTGCTGGTCGGGTTTTGCGAGCGCGAGCAAGCCGAAGCGGACGGCGTCGTCACGGTCGTCGAGGAGACGCGGGCGGCCGTCGACGACCGCTACGACGACCTGACCGACGTGGCCGACGAACCGCCGAGCGAGAACGAACCGTATCGCATCTACAACTTCTTCGGAACCGATCCCGACGGCAGGGCCTTCGAAGTGCAGACGTTCCTGCACGACGACCATCGGGCGTGA
- a CDS encoding DUF4397 domain-containing protein, with product MTDKLTTRRKLLVGIGATSTIALAGCADGDGNGNGTTEPDTDTETETDTETPADTETPTDTETETEPARLRVAHMSPDAPNVDVYVDGSAVLEDVAFGAVSEYLSVSAGDHDVEITPAGEPDTAVFSGTVTLDPETDYTVAAIGEVSDDGDQAFEPLVLEDDNSELDDETARLQAVHTSPDAPAVDITANEGAVTLFDGVEYGQSGTVEVDAGTYTVEIRGDTEDDDGDVVASYELTLEGGTTYSAFAAGYLTPDDEPADTPFDLLVTTADGRGPAPEPEPEGRLRVAHMSPNAPNVDVYVNGDAVLEDVPFGAVSDYLTVPAAEHDVEITAAGDPDTSVFSGPVTVAADTDYTVAAIGELGDEADQPFEPLVLEDDNSAVGGDQSRLRVVHASPDAPAVDVTAGGGDTVLFDGVPYGESGYVEVAAGDYTVEIRGDTEDNDGDVVAEFDVSLDGEAVYTAFAAGYLTPDDEPADVPFDLLVTQDS from the coding sequence ATGACAGACAAGCTAACGACGCGGCGCAAACTGTTGGTAGGGATCGGAGCGACGTCGACCATCGCGCTGGCCGGCTGTGCTGATGGGGACGGGAACGGAAACGGGACGACCGAGCCGGACACCGATACGGAGACAGAGACGGACACGGAGACGCCGGCCGATACGGAGACGCCGACCGATACGGAGACAGAGACGGAGCCGGCTCGGCTCAGAGTCGCGCACATGTCGCCCGACGCCCCGAACGTCGACGTCTACGTCGACGGCAGCGCGGTGCTGGAAGACGTCGCGTTCGGTGCCGTGAGCGAGTATCTCTCGGTGTCGGCCGGTGACCACGACGTCGAGATTACGCCCGCAGGTGAGCCCGACACTGCTGTCTTTTCGGGCACGGTCACGCTCGATCCCGAGACCGACTACACCGTTGCGGCGATCGGAGAGGTCAGCGACGACGGTGACCAGGCGTTCGAGCCGCTGGTGCTGGAAGACGACAACTCCGAACTCGACGACGAAACGGCCCGTCTGCAGGCCGTCCACACCTCGCCGGACGCACCGGCGGTGGACATCACCGCTAACGAGGGCGCAGTCACCCTGTTCGACGGCGTCGAGTACGGTCAGTCTGGGACCGTCGAAGTCGACGCGGGCACGTACACGGTCGAGATCCGCGGCGACACCGAAGACGACGACGGCGACGTGGTCGCGAGCTACGAACTCACGCTGGAGGGCGGCACTACCTATTCGGCCTTCGCGGCTGGCTATCTGACGCCCGACGACGAACCCGCGGACACCCCGTTCGATCTGCTCGTGACGACTGCCGACGGGCGCGGCCCCGCTCCGGAACCGGAACCCGAAGGACGACTCCGCGTTGCGCACATGTCGCCCAACGCCCCGAACGTCGACGTGTACGTGAACGGTGACGCCGTGTTAGAAGACGTGCCCTTCGGGGCCGTGAGCGATTACCTGACTGTGCCGGCCGCAGAACACGACGTCGAGATCACGGCCGCCGGCGACCCGGACACGTCCGTGTTCTCCGGCCCCGTGACGGTCGCCGCGGACACCGATTACACGGTCGCGGCGATCGGCGAACTCGGCGACGAGGCGGATCAGCCCTTCGAGCCGCTGGTGCTGGAAGACGACAACAGCGCGGTCGGAGGTGACCAGTCACGGCTCCGGGTCGTCCACGCGTCACCGGACGCGCCCGCAGTCGACGTCACCGCCGGCGGCGGTGACACCGTGCTCTTCGACGGCGTCCCGTACGGTGAATCGGGATACGTCGAGGTCGCAGCCGGCGACTACACCGTCGAGATCCGCGGTGACACCGAGGACAACGACGGCGACGTCGTCGCCGAGTTCGACGTCAGTCTCGACGGCGAGGCGGTCTACACGGCCTTCGCCGCGGGCTATCTGACCCCCGACGACGAACCGGCCGACGTGCCCTTCGATCTGCTCGTCACGCAGGACAGCTGA
- a CDS encoding ArsR/SmtB family transcription factor, giving the protein MEAVLWQTLAGTRGGPNRARILRALDDRPRNANRLAEELDLAYNTVRHHLDVLEDNDIVTSTDASYGMVYLPSGQARQHWDTVEEIASQIEQ; this is encoded by the coding sequence ATGGAGGCGGTTCTGTGGCAAACGTTAGCGGGAACGCGCGGCGGCCCCAACCGGGCGCGCATTCTGCGTGCGCTCGACGACCGGCCGCGCAACGCCAACCGCCTCGCGGAGGAGCTCGATCTCGCGTACAACACCGTCAGACATCATCTCGACGTGCTGGAAGACAACGACATCGTCACGAGCACCGATGCGAGTTACGGCATGGTGTACCTCCCGAGCGGGCAGGCGCGCCAGCACTGGGACACCGTCGAGGAAATCGCCTCACAGATAGAACAATGA
- a CDS encoding ribosome assembly factor SBDS has product MISLDEAVTARLESHGERFEVLVDPDAALAIKRGEFDGELEDVIAAEDVFENASRGDRPAESALEEVFGTTDPLEIIPEVIERGEIQITAEQRKEMQEQKHRQLIQRITRNAVNPQMDDAPHPPERIESALEETDFRVDPMEPVENQVDEALDALRPVIPIRFDEVTIAVQLPPDYAGSGQAKIREFGDLEREEWQNDGSWVGVVQFPAGLQNDFYDLVNEVSSGNAETRMIQDEDEINRR; this is encoded by the coding sequence ATGATATCCCTTGACGAAGCAGTCACGGCTCGCCTCGAGAGTCACGGCGAGCGCTTCGAGGTGCTGGTCGATCCGGACGCGGCGCTGGCGATCAAACGCGGGGAGTTCGACGGCGAGCTCGAGGACGTCATCGCCGCGGAGGACGTCTTCGAGAACGCCTCCCGCGGGGACCGTCCGGCGGAAAGCGCCCTCGAGGAGGTGTTCGGGACGACCGATCCGCTGGAGATCATCCCGGAGGTGATCGAGCGCGGGGAGATCCAGATCACGGCCGAACAGCGCAAGGAGATGCAAGAACAGAAACACAGACAGCTGATCCAGCGGATCACGCGCAACGCGGTCAACCCGCAGATGGACGACGCCCCACATCCACCCGAGCGTATCGAGTCCGCGCTGGAGGAGACCGACTTCCGGGTCGACCCGATGGAGCCGGTCGAAAACCAGGTCGACGAGGCGCTCGACGCGCTGCGACCGGTGATCCCCATTCGGTTCGACGAGGTGACCATCGCCGTCCAGTTGCCTCCGGACTACGCCGGCAGCGGGCAGGCGAAGATCCGCGAGTTCGGCGATCTCGAACGCGAGGAGTGGCAGAACGACGGTTCATGGGTCGGAGTCGTCCAGTTCCCGGCCGGCCTGCAGAACGACTTCTACGACCTGGTCAACGAAGTCTCCAGTGGCAACGCCGAGACGCGGATGATCCAGGACGAAGACGAGATCAACCGCCGATAG
- a CDS encoding FUN14 domain-containing protein — translation MVDLDATQLGLEVGGSGALGFLIGFAAKKIAKVIAVIIGAELVLFKFLESRGIISVRWDKLTAGLTKAQETGTAQAQDWVTTFVSTAGVGAGFVGGFALGFKKA, via the coding sequence ATGGTAGACCTTGACGCCACGCAACTCGGACTGGAAGTCGGCGGCAGCGGCGCGCTCGGATTTCTGATCGGGTTCGCCGCCAAGAAGATCGCGAAAGTGATCGCGGTCATCATCGGTGCCGAACTCGTGTTGTTCAAGTTTCTCGAATCCAGAGGGATCATCTCCGTCAGGTGGGACAAGCTGACGGCCGGGCTGACGAAGGCCCAGGAGACCGGCACGGCACAGGCCCAGGACTGGGTGACGACGTTCGTCTCGACGGCGGGCGTCGGGGCCGGGTTCGTCGGCGGGTTCGCACTGGGGTTCAAGAAGGCTTGA
- a CDS encoding transcription initiation factor IIB has translation MSETTTRATNSEYERTGERAGEQSGEQEVCPECGGPLVTDEERGETVCQHCGLVVEENEIDHGPEWRAFDAGEKDRKSRVGAPTTTMMHDKGLSTNIGWQNKDAYGKSLSSSQREKMQRLRTWNERFRTRDSKERNLKQALGEIDRMASALGLPENVRETASVIYRRALQEDLLPGRSIEGVATAALYAAARQASVPRSLDEMTTVSRVDKTELTRTYRYIVRELDLEIKPAEPESYVPRFVSDLDLSDEVERTARRLIEAARADGVLSGKSPVGIAAAAIYAAALLSNERVTQSDVSEVADISEVTIRNRYKELLDAEGARNLSA, from the coding sequence ATGAGCGAGACAACGACACGAGCCACCAACAGCGAGTACGAGCGAACCGGCGAGCGAGCGGGAGAACAGAGCGGCGAGCAGGAGGTCTGTCCGGAGTGCGGCGGCCCGCTGGTGACCGACGAGGAGCGCGGCGAGACGGTCTGTCAACACTGCGGGCTGGTCGTCGAGGAAAACGAGATCGATCACGGGCCGGAGTGGCGCGCGTTCGACGCCGGCGAGAAGGATCGCAAGTCCCGCGTCGGCGCGCCGACGACGACGATGATGCACGACAAGGGACTGTCGACGAACATCGGCTGGCAGAACAAGGACGCCTACGGGAAGTCCCTCTCCTCGAGCCAGCGCGAGAAGATGCAACGGCTTCGCACCTGGAACGAGCGCTTCCGGACCCGGGACTCGAAAGAGCGCAACCTCAAGCAGGCGCTGGGCGAGATCGATCGCATGGCCTCGGCGCTTGGCCTGCCCGAGAACGTCCGCGAGACCGCAAGCGTCATTTACCGCCGGGCGCTGCAGGAGGACCTGCTGCCCGGTCGCTCGATCGAGGGCGTCGCGACGGCTGCGCTGTACGCCGCCGCCCGGCAGGCGAGCGTCCCCCGCTCGCTCGACGAGATGACGACCGTCTCCCGGGTCGACAAGACTGAACTGACCCGGACCTACCGCTACATCGTGCGCGAACTGGACCTCGAGATCAAGCCCGCCGAGCCCGAGAGCTACGTGCCCCGGTTCGTCTCCGATCTCGATCTCTCCGACGAGGTCGAGCGGACCGCCCGGCGACTGATCGAGGCGGCCCGAGCCGACGGCGTCCTCAGCGGGAAGAGCCCGGTCGGAATCGCGGCGGCCGCGATCTACGCCGCGGCGCTGCTGAGCAACGAGCGAGTCACACAGAGCGACGTCAGCGAGGTCGCCGACATCTCCGAGGTCACGATCCGAAACCGGTACAAGGAGTTGCTGGACGCCGAGGGCGCTCGGAACCTCTCCGCCTGA
- a CDS encoding DUF357 domain-containing protein, with the protein MADIVEKTDRYEGLLSEALAAATVAPPEDTPLETAAAEFLEMARSYLEDGRHFREQDDLVNALAAFSYGHAWLDAGARLGLFEVPTEGHLFTV; encoded by the coding sequence ATGGCCGATATTGTCGAGAAGACCGACCGTTACGAGGGACTGCTCAGCGAAGCGCTCGCGGCGGCGACCGTCGCGCCGCCCGAGGACACCCCGCTGGAAACCGCAGCCGCCGAGTTCCTTGAGATGGCCCGATCGTACCTCGAAGACGGCCGCCACTTCCGCGAGCAGGACGATCTGGTCAACGCGCTGGCCGCCTTCTCCTACGGGCACGCCTGGCTCGACGCCGGCGCTCGACTCGGCCTGTTCGAGGTCCCGACTGAGGGTCACCTTTTTACCGTTTGA
- a CDS encoding DEAD/DEAH box helicase, whose amino-acid sequence MTADDTSERIAAFYDALEAIGQPVVTATRYAQQRDLDHGEATDVLDALVADGPVERQDVSSDPVVYYPEEWSHMTDRERIVVFPDRRQLVVDQPRQFTRAQLSQFARLIDTTGSESYLYEVQPADVWQAPYDDIEGLLGTVRDVLPEREPDLESWIESQWERAHQFTLRTHEDGYVVLSAASADLMGNVARQKLEAGTLRAELSDTESWVAEEAVADVKRALYEAGYPVIDRRDLETGEPLPVELHPELRPYQHEWVQSFLERRSGVLVGPPGSGKTVAAMGILSRIEGETLILVPGRELATQWREELLAQTTLTDDQIGEYHGGKKQVRPVTIATYQTAGMDRHRHVFDDREWGLIVFDEVHHVPSDVFRRTVDLQSRHRLGLSATPLREDDREEEIFTLIGPPIGTDWDALFDAGFVAEPTVEIRYVPWADETARNEYVSAQGHERRQLAASNPAKIEETRQLLRQHDGQQALVFVDYLEQGRALSAALDVPFVSGETRHARRSELFEAFRAGRRDTLIVSRVGDEGIDLPNAEVAVVASGLGGSRRQSSQRAGRTMRPEGRAKMYVLATRGSREEDFARQRIRHLAEKGVTVTEASARAAESDSAG is encoded by the coding sequence GTGACAGCCGACGACACTTCCGAGCGGATTGCGGCGTTCTACGACGCGCTCGAGGCGATCGGACAGCCGGTCGTGACAGCGACCCGTTACGCCCAGCAGCGCGACCTCGACCACGGCGAGGCGACCGACGTTCTCGACGCGCTGGTCGCGGACGGCCCCGTCGAACGACAGGACGTCTCTTCGGACCCGGTCGTGTACTATCCCGAAGAGTGGTCACACATGACTGACCGCGAGCGAATCGTCGTCTTTCCCGACCGCCGTCAGCTTGTCGTCGATCAGCCCCGGCAGTTCACGCGCGCACAGCTCTCGCAGTTCGCCCGCCTGATCGACACGACCGGCTCGGAGAGTTACCTCTACGAGGTCCAGCCGGCCGACGTCTGGCAGGCCCCATACGACGACATCGAGGGCCTGCTCGGGACCGTGCGTGACGTGCTCCCCGAGCGCGAACCCGACCTCGAATCGTGGATCGAGAGCCAGTGGGAGCGCGCTCATCAGTTCACACTTCGAACCCACGAGGACGGCTACGTCGTGCTTTCGGCTGCCAGCGCGGACCTGATGGGCAACGTCGCCAGACAGAAGCTCGAAGCGGGAACGCTCCGGGCCGAGCTGTCCGATACCGAAAGCTGGGTCGCCGAGGAAGCGGTCGCGGACGTCAAGCGCGCGCTCTACGAGGCCGGCTATCCCGTCATCGACCGTCGCGATCTCGAGACCGGCGAGCCGTTGCCGGTCGAGCTCCACCCCGAGTTGCGGCCCTACCAGCACGAGTGGGTCCAGTCGTTCCTCGAACGCCGCTCGGGCGTACTTGTCGGCCCGCCCGGCAGCGGCAAGACCGTCGCGGCGATGGGGATCCTCTCGCGAATCGAGGGCGAGACGCTGATTCTGGTGCCCGGCCGAGAGCTTGCGACCCAGTGGCGCGAGGAGCTGCTGGCTCAGACGACGCTCACCGACGACCAGATCGGCGAGTATCACGGCGGGAAAAAGCAGGTCCGCCCGGTGACGATCGCGACCTACCAGACCGCCGGGATGGACCGCCACCGTCACGTCTTCGACGACCGGGAGTGGGGGCTGATCGTCTTCGACGAGGTCCATCACGTGCCCAGCGACGTGTTCAGGCGGACGGTGGATCTCCAGAGTCGTCACCGCCTCGGTCTGTCAGCGACCCCGCTACGGGAAGACGACCGCGAGGAGGAGATCTTCACGCTGATCGGCCCGCCGATCGGGACCGACTGGGACGCGCTGTTCGACGCCGGGTTCGTCGCCGAACCGACCGTCGAGATCCGGTACGTGCCCTGGGCCGACGAGACCGCGCGCAACGAATACGTCAGCGCTCAGGGTCACGAGCGTCGCCAGCTGGCCGCGAGCAATCCCGCCAAGATCGAGGAGACGCGCCAGCTGCTTCGCCAGCACGACGGTCAGCAGGCGCTGGTCTTCGTCGACTACCTCGAGCAGGGCCGGGCGCTGTCTGCAGCGCTCGACGTTCCCTTTGTCAGCGGCGAGACCCGCCACGCGCGACGGTCGGAGCTGTTCGAGGCGTTCCGGGCCGGACGGCGGGACACCCTGATCGTCTCCCGGGTCGGCGACGAGGGGATCGACCTGCCGAACGCGGAAGTCGCGGTCGTCGCCTCGGGGCTCGGCGGGTCGCGCCGACAGAGTTCCCAGCGCGCCGGCCGGACGATGCGTCCGGAGGGACGCGCGAAGATGTACGTGCTCGCGACGCGCGGCTCCCGCGAGGAAGACTTCGCCCGCCAGCGGATCCGCCACCTCGCCGAGAAGGGCGTCACGGTGACCGAAGCGTCGGCCCGGGCCGCCGAGAGCGATTCAGCCGGATAG
- the engB gene encoding GTP-binding protein EngB, with protein sequence MFETRPDRDAEVVLVGRSNVGKSTLMRELTGHTFDTGQRPGVTREPNHYDWASEDFVITDLPGFGFMKGVPEDVREQIKTDVVRYVEDNAEKILAGILVVDGKSVIDIIDRHSGEDEIPHDVEMFHFLRDVGVPPVVAVNKMDKVDDRDQRLNDLCDRLGLYPPWKQWQETIAPISAKRGNIDALETAVRHHLHEAGRDDLFQFF encoded by the coding sequence ATGTTCGAGACGCGGCCGGACCGGGACGCGGAGGTCGTCCTCGTCGGGCGATCCAACGTCGGCAAGTCCACGCTGATGCGCGAGTTGACCGGCCACACCTTCGATACGGGCCAGCGGCCGGGCGTCACGCGCGAACCCAACCACTACGACTGGGCCAGCGAGGACTTCGTGATCACCGACCTGCCCGGCTTCGGCTTCATGAAAGGCGTCCCCGAGGACGTCCGCGAGCAGATCAAGACCGACGTGGTTCGGTACGTCGAGGACAACGCCGAGAAGATCCTCGCCGGAATCCTCGTCGTCGACGGCAAGAGCGTGATCGACATCATCGACCGCCACTCCGGCGAAGACGAGATACCTCACGACGTCGAGATGTTTCACTTCCTGCGGGATGTCGGTGTCCCCCCAGTTGTAGCTGTCAACAAGATGGACAAAGTCGACGACCGCGACCAGCGGCTGAACGACCTCTGTGACCGACTGGGGCTGTACCCGCCCTGGAAACAGTGGCAGGAGACGATCGCCCCGATCAGCGCCAAGCGCGGCAATATCGACGCACTCGAGACGGCCGTCCGACATCACCTACACGAGGCCGGCCGGGACGACCTGTTCCAGTTCTTTTAA
- a CDS encoding ArsR family transcriptional regulator produces the protein MDSAELLDLLGNANRRRILRLLARKPCYVTEISEYIGVSPKAVIDHLRKLESAGLIESRVDEQRRKYFYIPQGFRLEVSVSPYEYGAKSAYPASSGLDLDSCKHLSVDVEPNDGGDLGELVTDLRELERLRNELSLAQRWVQGRLTDVMEDLGEQIDGGDDRLVVEILLALTDGAATPRRLSRQIDAPPGLVVEMLQVLEAQSVVERDGDRWALTGANR, from the coding sequence ATGGACTCCGCCGAACTGCTCGATCTCCTCGGGAACGCGAACCGGCGGCGCATCCTCAGGTTGCTCGCGCGCAAGCCCTGCTATGTGACGGAGATCAGCGAATACATCGGGGTCAGTCCGAAGGCGGTCATCGACCACCTCCGAAAGCTCGAATCGGCCGGGTTGATCGAGAGCCGCGTCGACGAGCAGCGTCGTAAGTACTTCTATATCCCACAGGGCTTTCGACTCGAAGTGTCCGTCTCGCCGTACGAGTACGGGGCGAAAAGTGCGTACCCGGCCAGTTCGGGACTGGACCTGGATTCCTGCAAGCACCTGTCGGTCGACGTCGAGCCGAACGACGGGGGCGATCTGGGCGAACTCGTGACCGATCTGCGCGAACTCGAACGGTTGCGAAACGAGCTGTCGCTCGCCCAGCGGTGGGTTCAGGGTCGACTGACGGACGTCATGGAGGACCTCGGGGAGCAGATCGACGGCGGCGACGACAGGCTCGTCGTCGAGATACTGCTTGCGCTGACCGACGGGGCGGCGACGCCACGACGGTTGAGTCGTCAGATCGATGCACCGCCGGGGCTGGTCGTCGAGATGCTGCAGGTACTCGAGGCACAGAGCGTCGTCGAACGCGACGGCGACCGGTGGGCGCTGACCGGGGCCAACCGGTAG